A part of Nitrospirota bacterium genomic DNA contains:
- the mlaD gene encoding outer membrane lipid asymmetry maintenance protein MlaD, which produces MKKFDLELAVGIFLLIGILSVGYLSVKLGNLDLTGKRGYTLLAEFEKAGGIKPGAVVEIAGVEVGSIKNIRLSNNTALLELTLDDSVKVHDDAIASIKTKGLIGEKFIQITPGGSDKILPTGGKIRDTESAVDIEELISKFVFGKV; this is translated from the coding sequence ATGAAAAAATTCGATCTTGAACTTGCAGTGGGCATCTTTCTGCTGATAGGAATTCTTTCAGTCGGGTATCTTTCCGTGAAGCTCGGCAACCTGGACCTCACCGGCAAAAGAGGATATACTCTCCTCGCCGAGTTCGAAAAGGCCGGCGGCATAAAGCCCGGAGCGGTTGTCGAGATAGCCGGGGTTGAAGTGGGCTCGATAAAAAATATACGTCTGAGCAATAATACGGCATTACTGGAACTCACCCTTGATGACAGCGTAAAGGTCCATGACGACGCAATTGCCTCCATAAAAACAAAGGGGCTGATCGGCGAGAAGTTCATCCAGATAACTCCGGGCGGCTCGGACAAAATCCTCCCAACCGGCGGGAAGATCAGGGACACGGAATCTGCCGTTGATATCGAGGAATTGATCTCAAAATTCGTATTCGGAAAGGTATAG
- a CDS encoding ATP-binding cassette domain-containing protein translates to MIELIGLYKSFKGQNVLKGADLLIPTGKIVTVVGKSGCGKSVLVKHIMGLLRPDAGQVLIDGIDITKLPLAELDRIREKLGVLFQGGALFDSMTVAENVAFPLKEKTSMRKAEIQERVMRALEDVGLGDRGNKFPEELSGGMKKRAALARALITEPSLVIFDEPTTGLDPVITSSIHKLIKTTHDKYGFTAVIISHEVPGIFGIVDKVAVLHNGIIEQAGTPDEIRNSTNPVVKQFITGSLEGPIDIIS, encoded by the coding sequence ATGATCGAACTCATCGGTCTTTATAAATCGTTTAAGGGTCAGAACGTGCTGAAAGGCGCAGACCTGCTCATCCCGACCGGCAAGATCGTTACGGTCGTGGGCAAGAGCGGATGCGGCAAGAGCGTCCTGGTCAAGCACATTATGGGTCTTCTCAGGCCGGATGCAGGGCAGGTCCTGATAGACGGCATCGATATCACAAAACTCCCGCTGGCTGAGCTTGACCGGATACGGGAAAAACTCGGTGTTCTTTTCCAGGGGGGGGCATTGTTCGATTCCATGACCGTGGCAGAAAATGTAGCCTTTCCCCTGAAAGAAAAGACCAGCATGAGGAAAGCTGAGATACAGGAAAGGGTCATGCGTGCGCTTGAGGACGTAGGCCTGGGAGACCGGGGAAACAAATTTCCGGAAGAATTGAGTGGAGGCATGAAAAAACGTGCGGCCCTTGCGCGGGCACTCATAACAGAACCTTCCCTGGTGATCTTTGACGAACCGACGACCGGCCTCGATCCGGTCATCACCAGTTCGATCCATAAGCTCATAAAAACAACACATGATAAATACGGTTTTACGGCAGTGATCATAAGCCACGAGGTTCCCGGCATCTTCGGGATCGTCGACAAGGTAGCCGTGCTGCATAATGGGATCATTGAACAGGCAGGGACTCCTGATGAGATCAGGAACTCGACCAATCCTGTCGTAAAACAGTTCATCACCGGCTCGCTCGAAGGGCCTATCGATATCATATCCTGA
- a CDS encoding ABC transporter permease: MANLLRMAGRYALSTLREMGRMFLFLLSALKMIFKPPFKFKQLLRQMRFFGNKSMLVILLTGSFTGMVLALQLYYILRKFGSEALLGPGIALSLIRELGPVLSALMVTGRAGSALTAELGMMRISEQIDALTAMALNPIRYLIVPNITAALIVFPLITAIFDVIGIYGGYLVGVKLLGISGGTYFSLMEDYVEMKDVLLGFYKSVSFGLIVSWISCYKGFNSGFGAAGVSKATTEAVVLSSILILIWDYSLGSFLI, encoded by the coding sequence ATGGCGAATTTATTGAGGATGGCCGGCAGATATGCGTTATCGACGCTCAGAGAAATGGGCAGGATGTTCCTTTTCCTCCTGAGCGCTCTCAAGATGATATTCAAGCCTCCCTTTAAGTTCAAACAGCTGCTGCGCCAGATGCGCTTCTTCGGGAACAAATCCATGCTCGTCATCCTTCTGACAGGGTCTTTTACCGGCATGGTGCTGGCTCTTCAGCTGTATTACATTCTCAGAAAATTCGGCTCCGAAGCCCTTCTGGGCCCCGGCATAGCGCTCAGTCTTATCCGCGAACTGGGCCCTGTACTCTCAGCGCTCATGGTGACCGGCAGAGCCGGCTCAGCTCTTACGGCTGAACTGGGCATGATGAGAATTTCAGAGCAGATCGATGCGCTCACCGCCATGGCCCTCAACCCGATCCGGTATCTGATCGTTCCGAATATCACTGCGGCATTGATCGTCTTCCCCCTTATCACGGCGATATTCGACGTTATCGGCATTTATGGGGGATACCTTGTCGGGGTAAAGCTTCTGGGTATCAGCGGCGGCACGTATTTTTCTCTCATGGAAGATTATGTTGAGATGAAAGACGTCCTCCTGGGGTTCTATAAATCCGTCAGCTTCGGTCTCATTGTTTCGTGGATCTCCTGCTATAAGGGTTTCAACTCAGGCTTTGGGGCTGCAGGCGTGAGCAAGGCAACGACCGAGGCAGTTGTTCTGTCATCCATATTGATCCTCATATGGGACTATTCACTCGGATCATTTCTGATATAG
- the larB gene encoding nickel pincer cofactor biosynthesis protein LarB yields MNNDQIKKIIQAVQKGELAVEEAVRKMQHLPYEDISFARVDHHRHLRQGVPEVIFASGKTEKQVIEIARTMYKKSRSFLITRATEKIYRSLKIKGASFHALSGVISIGGQKKKTGNVLVLTAGTSDIPVAEEAAVTAAFLGSSVTTVYDVGVAGLHRLMDRKEELGKARVIIIVAGMEGALPSVVGGMTDRPIIAVPTSIGYGTSFNGLTALFAMLNSCVPGIAVVNIDNGFGAGCLGHKINTIR; encoded by the coding sequence ATGAATAATGATCAGATAAAAAAAATCATTCAGGCTGTGCAGAAGGGTGAACTGGCTGTAGAAGAGGCTGTAAGGAAGATGCAGCATCTCCCCTATGAAGATATCTCCTTTGCCAGGGTCGATCATCACCGCCACCTGAGGCAGGGTGTGCCTGAGGTGATCTTCGCTTCCGGCAAGACCGAAAAGCAGGTGATCGAAATAGCGCGGACCATGTATAAGAAGAGCAGAAGTTTTTTGATCACCAGGGCAACAGAGAAGATATACAGGTCTCTGAAGATCAAGGGCGCTTCTTTTCATGCCCTGTCAGGCGTGATCTCCATTGGCGGGCAAAAGAAGAAGACCGGTAATGTGCTTGTCCTCACTGCCGGGACCTCGGATATCCCTGTTGCTGAAGAGGCTGCAGTTACTGCAGCATTCCTTGGAAGCAGCGTAACTACCGTCTATGATGTTGGTGTTGCCGGCCTTCATCGTCTGATGGACAGAAAAGAAGAACTCGGAAAAGCGCGGGTGATCATCATTGTTGCCGGCATGGAGGGTGCGCTTCCTTCTGTTGTCGGCGGCATGACAGACCGGCCGATCATTGCAGTGCCTACATCAATCGGTTATGGCACCAGTTTCAATGGCCTTACCGCGCTTTTTGCGATGCTGAACTCCTGTGTTCCCGGCATTGCAGTGGTGAACATAGACAACGGCTTTGGCGCCGGCTGCCTTGGGCATAAGATAAATACCATTCGTTGA
- a CDS encoding cupin domain-containing protein yields MEEKAELKSFNKPDEVRDFPKGKVELINIGGATVGRAVFEPGWRWSTSVKPLAKTESCEAPHFQYHVSGVLMIRMDDGSEIECRAGDVSLLPSGHDAWVVGDEEAVVIDFQGMIDYARSK; encoded by the coding sequence ATGGAAGAGAAAGCCGAATTAAAAAGTTTTAATAAGCCGGATGAAGTACGCGACTTCCCAAAGGGAAAAGTGGAGCTTATTAACATTGGTGGGGCGACCGTGGGTCGTGCAGTCTTTGAGCCCGGCTGGAGATGGTCAACTTCAGTAAAGCCGTTGGCTAAAACAGAGAGTTGCGAAGCACCACATTTCCAGTATCACGTTTCGGGTGTGCTAATGATTCGAATGGATGATGGATCAGAGATCGAGTGTAGGGCTGGTGATGTTTCCTTACTCCCCTCTGGTCATGACGCTTGGGTCGTAGGAGACGAGGAAGCAGTTGTCATTGATTTTCAAGGGATGATCGACTATGCAAGGTCGAAGTAA
- the thiS gene encoding sulfur carrier protein ThiS, whose protein sequence is MKLKINGEDRDNISAQTVQELLEDLKITVGRVAVEVNMVIVRRTEYEQFRLNDGDVVEIVNFVGGG, encoded by the coding sequence ATGAAACTGAAAATTAACGGCGAAGACAGAGACAATATCAGCGCTCAAACAGTGCAGGAACTGCTTGAAGACCTGAAGATCACAGTCGGCAGGGTGGCTGTTGAGGTAAACATGGTCATAGTAAGAAGAACGGAATATGAGCAGTTCAGGCTCAATGACGGAGACGTGGTCGAGATCGTTAACTTTGTTGGCGGGGGATGA
- a CDS encoding thiazole synthase yields MEDTLIIRGIEFKSRLWVGTGKYKDFEETKKAIEASGADVVTVAVRRTNITDRKSENLLDFLDPKKYKILPNTAGCYTVEDALRYSRLAREAGVSDLIKIEVIGDEKTLFPDVIGLLKATEILAKEGFIVFPYTNDDPIMAKRLVDAGAAAVMPLAAPIGSGLGIRNPYNLKIILEQATVPIIVDAGVGTASDVAFAMELGCDAVLLNTAIAGAKDPIAMASAMKYGVIAGRLAYKAGRIPRKLYATASSPFDGML; encoded by the coding sequence ATGGAAGATACGCTTATCATTAGAGGGATAGAGTTCAAGTCCCGGCTCTGGGTAGGGACAGGAAAATACAAGGATTTTGAGGAGACGAAGAAAGCTATCGAGGCATCGGGCGCTGATGTGGTGACTGTAGCAGTCAGGCGCACGAATATCACGGACAGGAAGTCTGAGAACCTTCTCGATTTCCTCGATCCGAAGAAATACAAGATCCTTCCTAACACTGCGGGCTGTTATACGGTCGAGGATGCGCTCAGGTATTCGCGGCTTGCGCGCGAGGCAGGGGTGTCTGACCTTATCAAGATCGAGGTGATTGGCGACGAAAAGACACTTTTCCCTGATGTGATCGGCCTTCTGAAGGCGACCGAGATCCTTGCAAAGGAAGGGTTTATCGTGTTCCCTTATACGAACGATGATCCGATCATGGCAAAAAGGCTTGTTGATGCAGGCGCTGCTGCGGTCATGCCGCTTGCTGCGCCGATCGGCTCAGGTCTCGGGATCAGGAACCCTTACAATCTCAAAATTATTCTTGAGCAGGCAACCGTCCCGATCATTGTGGACGCAGGAGTGGGAACAGCATCCGATGTTGCATTTGCCATGGAACTGGGCTGCGATGCAGTTCTGCTGAACACGGCAATAGCAGGCGCAAAGGACCCGATCGCCATGGCATCGGCCATGAAGTATGGGGTGATCGCCGGCCGGCTTGCATACAAGGCAGGCAGGATCCCGCGGAAACTCTATGCAACAGCAAGCAGCCCCTTTGACGGCATGCTGTAA
- the thiE gene encoding thiamine phosphate synthase: MATPDFRLYLITDRKLFGSSDAMLDAIEKALRGGVKAVQLREKDLGIRELLDLAYRMRALTARYGAKLFINDRVDIALAVDADGVHLSRTSIPVQAARKASGERLMIGVSTHGVQEAQQAEADGADLITLGPVYETPSKMQYGMPIGIHLLNEAARNCNIPVFAIGGITIGRIEEVLRQGAFGAALISAVLTAEDIQKTTEEFIRKLS, translated from the coding sequence ATGGCGACACCCGATTTCAGGTTGTATCTCATAACCGACAGAAAGTTATTCGGCTCTTCAGACGCGATGCTGGACGCCATTGAAAAGGCCCTCCGGGGCGGCGTGAAAGCTGTTCAGCTGAGGGAAAAGGACCTTGGGATCAGGGAACTTCTTGATCTGGCATACAGGATGAGGGCACTGACCGCGAGATACGGTGCAAAGCTCTTTATCAATGACCGGGTCGATATTGCGCTGGCTGTTGATGCGGACGGCGTGCATCTCAGCCGGACGAGCATACCGGTGCAGGCAGCCCGCAAGGCATCTGGCGAAAGATTGATGATCGGTGTTTCAACGCATGGAGTACAAGAGGCTCAGCAGGCCGAGGCAGATGGCGCCGATCTTATAACACTGGGGCCGGTGTACGAAACGCCTTCAAAAATGCAGTACGGCATGCCGATCGGCATTCATCTGCTGAACGAAGCGGCAAGAAATTGCAATATACCGGTCTTTGCGATAGGCGGCATAACGATCGGACGAATAGAGGAAGTATTGAGACAGGGAGCATTCGGGGCAGCGCTCATATCAGCTGTCCTGACGGCTGAGGATATTCAAAAAACCACAGAGGAGTTTATAAGGAAACTATCATGA
- the thiC gene encoding phosphomethylpyrimidine synthase ThiC produces the protein MTRLELAKKGTITDEVKLVAASEGLTAEQLSADIASGVSVIPINRNHAITPIGIGRMMRTKINANIGTSKDRISIEEEMEKLAVLVKYGADAVMDLSTGGPIKELRQMMLKRSPVAVGTVPIYETIVRTVAQKGSIAKMTADDLFAVIEEHAADGVDFVTAHAGLTMKAIERLKNEGRILDVVSRGGSFLVEWIIYNEKENPLYEQYDRLCDIAYKYDMTLSLGDGMRPGCLADATDRTQLEELLTLGELRDRAVERNVQVIIEGPGHVPLNQVELNVKIEKEICKGAPFYVLGPLVTDIGMGYDHITAAIGGAVAGAAGADFLCYVTPSEHIRLPTIEDVKEGVIVSKLAAHAADIAKGIKGAMDADMKMARARKALDWNGQIACSLNPDKVREWRAEVPPTETEVCSMCGEFCAIRTVERALHKKS, from the coding sequence ATGACAAGACTTGAATTAGCCAAAAAAGGGACGATCACTGATGAGGTGAAGCTCGTTGCTGCTTCCGAAGGATTGACCGCTGAGCAGCTTTCAGCAGATATCGCATCCGGCGTGAGCGTTATCCCGATCAACCGGAATCACGCGATAACGCCTATCGGCATCGGCAGGATGATGCGCACCAAGATCAATGCAAACATCGGAACGTCAAAGGACAGGATCTCGATCGAGGAAGAGATGGAGAAACTCGCAGTGCTGGTGAAGTATGGCGCTGATGCGGTGATGGACCTTTCCACCGGAGGACCGATCAAAGAGCTGAGGCAGATGATGCTGAAAAGGTCCCCTGTGGCAGTGGGAACCGTGCCTATTTACGAGACGATCGTGAGGACCGTTGCACAGAAAGGTTCGATTGCGAAGATGACAGCAGACGACCTTTTCGCCGTTATCGAGGAGCATGCTGCAGACGGCGTTGATTTTGTCACGGCACATGCAGGCCTTACCATGAAAGCGATCGAGCGGCTGAAGAACGAAGGCAGGATCCTTGACGTGGTGAGCAGGGGAGGCTCCTTCCTTGTTGAGTGGATCATCTACAATGAGAAAGAAAATCCTCTGTATGAGCAGTATGACAGGCTGTGCGATATTGCATACAAGTATGATATGACCCTGAGCCTTGGTGACGGCATGCGGCCGGGATGTCTTGCTGATGCGACTGACCGCACCCAGCTTGAGGAGTTGCTTACGTTGGGCGAGCTGCGCGACAGGGCAGTAGAGAGGAACGTGCAGGTCATTATCGAAGGGCCGGGCCATGTGCCGCTCAATCAGGTGGAGCTGAACGTAAAGATCGAAAAAGAGATCTGCAAGGGCGCGCCTTTTTATGTGCTCGGTCCGCTGGTAACTGACATAGGCATGGGGTACGACCACATTACTGCTGCTATTGGCGGGGCCGTAGCCGGAGCAGCAGGAGCGGACTTTCTCTGCTATGTGACGCCCTCTGAGCATATCAGGCTTCCGACCATAGAGGATGTGAAAGAAGGCGTTATCGTATCAAAGCTTGCGGCACATGCTGCTGACATTGCCAAAGGCATTAAAGGCGCTATGGATGCTGATATGAAGATGGCAAGGGCGCGGAAGGCATTGGACTGGAACGGCCAGATAGCCTGCAGCCTGAACCCTGACAAGGTGAGAGAGTGGAGGGCTGAGGTCCCGCCTACAGAAACTGAGGTATGCAGTATGTGCGGAGAGTTCTGCGCCATCAGAACAGTTGAAAGGGCGCTGCACAAGAAGAGTTAA
- a CDS encoding nucleoside monophosphate kinase: protein MKAVAAILLIGPTGSGKTPLGSCIDQLGITGRKCHHFDFGHELRSIANAENLPEGFTETEHQFLKDVLVKGLLLEDRHFPLAKKIVRDFLAKRCFKETDMLILNGLPRHIGQARDMEELVNVTSLLVLECADDDVSERISRNTGGDRTDRIDDADEMIRRKLETFHSRTSPLIAYYAEQGIRFITIPVHASSTAESVYSRFISLLAR, encoded by the coding sequence ATGAAGGCGGTGGCGGCCATACTGCTGATCGGACCTACGGGTTCGGGGAAGACCCCCTTGGGCAGTTGTATCGATCAGCTCGGCATAACTGGCCGTAAATGTCATCACTTTGATTTCGGTCATGAGCTGCGGTCCATTGCAAATGCAGAAAATCTTCCTGAAGGTTTTACTGAGACCGAACATCAATTCCTGAAAGATGTACTGGTCAAGGGGCTTCTTCTTGAAGACCGGCATTTTCCTCTTGCAAAGAAGATCGTCAGGGATTTTCTTGCCAAACGCTGTTTCAAAGAAACCGATATGCTTATCCTCAATGGTCTTCCCCGCCACATTGGACAGGCGCGGGACATGGAAGAACTGGTGAATGTTACCTCACTGCTTGTTCTTGAGTGTGCAGATGACGACGTATCTGAGAGGATCAGCCGGAACACGGGAGGCGACAGGACTGATCGCATTGATGACGCTGACGAGATGATCAGGAGGAAGCTCGAGACATTCCATAGCCGCACATCACCGCTTATCGCTTACTATGCCGAACAGGGCATCAGGTTCATAACAATACCGGTGCATGCCTCATCAACTGCTGAATCTGTATATTCCCGATTTATCTCTCTGCTTGCACGATAA
- a CDS encoding ChaN family lipoprotein — MNRIQTFFLSLFFLVVPAISGAEESMPLHTLQVRFDLEKNRLLGRSSIALPAGKAWTVHIEGLTITSALVQGTSVAIEKDAQIINLNASSAPIVLAIEYEASYASVQKRGREDGIETANLAGPEGIALINGWYPAIEGLARFRLSAEVPQGFQAVSEADEIIMQERQGSREFSFIFDHPVESINFIAAQYALNKEQHGTVTVHTYFFPEDRELAANYLEQAKKYITLYEDLIGPFPFKRFSVVENILPTGYSMPTFTLLGRDVVRLPFIAETSLGHEILHQWFGNAVYVDTKGGNWSEGLTTYLADYQYEEMKGKGTEYRKQILANYQSSITPEKDLALKDFISRTDKATASLGYGKTAMVFHALKGSLGQDHFRSALKEFYEKNRFRPASWQDLQKAFETVSAKNLDWFFQQWVEGKGALDFDIKDVMVRYEGSKARISFDIKQETVQRFQLPVMLRTDRGEIHRTFDVEKETESFEVETGDIPHELVIDEQYDLFRKLTDDEIVPIVSMLLGDQSRIFVLPQGREKDYEEIGDLLKEQGYTARKEEDLKYEDIKGSSLLVPHDAAFLKRLYANIAMPEGDFALVMKENPYSRTRVIAVITPLPAAETRKYLRRITHYGKYSTLAFRDGRNITRTINESEQGIRILLADEITAVELPRLTTAAQVFEKAGTKDIVYVGEHHDRFDHHRLQYQVIRSLYKKNNKLAIGMEMFQKPFQKALDDYISGTIDEKAFLKKSEYFKRWVFDYNLYREILLFARENRIPVIALNIQKEIVTKVSKDGLQALSKEDMKDVPEDMDLADLEYRERLRTVFEKHAGSESRNFDFFYQSQVLWDESMAHNLNDFMIKNPGHQVVVLAGSGHMAFGSGIPKRAHRINRKDYSVILNSDDIEKDIADYILYPSPLSFTESPKLGVMLKEENKAVSISGFSAESISEKAGLTADDVILSLDNEKIETVQDIKIHLFYRKKGETVAVNVARKSFFFGVKELAFKVVL; from the coding sequence ATGAACCGGATACAAACATTTTTTCTTTCTCTGTTTTTTCTTGTCGTTCCTGCGATATCAGGAGCTGAAGAGAGCATGCCCCTCCATACCCTGCAGGTGCGATTTGATCTCGAAAAGAACAGGCTCCTGGGGCGATCGAGCATAGCCCTTCCGGCAGGCAAGGCCTGGACCGTTCATATTGAAGGGCTGACCATAACATCAGCACTTGTCCAGGGAACATCGGTGGCAATAGAGAAAGATGCACAGATCATCAATCTGAATGCCTCTTCTGCCCCAATAGTTTTGGCCATTGAGTATGAGGCATCGTACGCATCTGTTCAGAAGAGGGGCAGGGAAGACGGCATCGAGACTGCCAATCTGGCAGGCCCGGAGGGGATCGCGCTGATCAACGGCTGGTATCCTGCGATAGAGGGTCTGGCCAGGTTCAGGCTTTCTGCAGAGGTCCCGCAGGGTTTCCAGGCTGTTTCAGAGGCTGACGAGATCATCATGCAGGAGCGTCAAGGGTCGAGGGAGTTCTCCTTTATCTTCGACCATCCGGTTGAGAGCATTAACTTCATTGCGGCGCAGTACGCTCTTAATAAAGAACAACATGGGACAGTTACGGTCCATACCTATTTCTTTCCTGAGGACAGGGAACTGGCTGCGAACTATCTGGAGCAGGCGAAAAAATATATTACCCTGTATGAAGACCTGATCGGCCCATTCCCATTCAAACGATTTTCTGTTGTAGAGAATATCCTTCCGACAGGGTACTCCATGCCGACCTTTACGCTCCTTGGCAGGGATGTTGTCCGTCTCCCATTTATTGCCGAGACTTCGCTGGGGCATGAGATCCTGCACCAGTGGTTTGGCAACGCGGTATATGTTGACACCAAAGGCGGCAACTGGTCTGAAGGGCTGACAACCTATCTTGCCGACTATCAATATGAGGAGATGAAGGGCAAGGGAACTGAGTACCGGAAACAGATACTGGCCAACTATCAAAGCTCAATAACACCTGAAAAGGATCTTGCCCTGAAAGACTTTATCTCACGGACTGACAAGGCCACTGCCTCCCTGGGATATGGCAAGACGGCAATGGTCTTTCATGCACTGAAAGGATCGCTTGGACAGGATCATTTTCGCAGCGCATTAAAGGAGTTCTACGAAAAGAACAGGTTCAGGCCAGCCTCCTGGCAGGATCTGCAGAAGGCCTTTGAGACGGTCTCCGCAAAAAACCTTGACTGGTTCTTTCAGCAATGGGTCGAGGGGAAAGGAGCCCTGGACTTTGACATCAAGGATGTCATGGTGAGGTATGAGGGTTCGAAGGCGCGCATATCGTTTGACATTAAACAGGAGACGGTTCAGAGATTTCAGCTCCCGGTGATGCTGAGAACAGACAGGGGAGAAATTCACAGGACCTTTGATGTGGAAAAAGAAACTGAATCTTTTGAGGTAGAGACAGGGGATATCCCTCATGAACTGGTGATCGATGAACAATACGATCTCTTCAGGAAGCTCACGGACGATGAAATTGTGCCGATCGTCTCCATGCTCCTTGGTGACCAGAGCAGGATATTCGTGCTTCCTCAGGGCAGGGAGAAGGATTATGAGGAAATCGGAGATCTTCTGAAAGAGCAGGGGTATACTGCCAGGAAAGAGGAAGATCTGAAATATGAAGATATAAAGGGGTCGTCGCTGCTTGTCCCTCATGATGCGGCATTCTTAAAGCGGTTATATGCGAACATTGCAATGCCTGAAGGCGACTTTGCACTGGTCATGAAGGAGAATCCGTACAGCCGGACAAGGGTCATTGCGGTTATCACTCCCCTGCCTGCGGCCGAGACCAGGAAGTATCTCAGGCGTATCACCCACTATGGTAAATACAGCACACTGGCCTTCAGGGACGGCCGCAATATCACCAGGACCATCAATGAGAGTGAGCAGGGCATACGGATCTTATTGGCCGATGAAATTACGGCCGTCGAACTGCCGCGCCTGACGACCGCTGCCCAGGTCTTTGAAAAGGCAGGCACAAAGGATATTGTCTATGTCGGCGAACATCACGACCGTTTTGATCATCACCGCCTCCAGTATCAGGTGATCCGGTCGCTGTATAAGAAAAATAACAAACTTGCCATTGGCATGGAGATGTTCCAGAAGCCATTTCAGAAGGCGCTTGATGATTATATCTCGGGAACGATCGATGAAAAGGCTTTTCTGAAAAAGTCCGAGTATTTCAAGCGCTGGGTGTTTGATTATAACCTTTACCGCGAGATCCTGCTCTTTGCACGGGAGAACAGGATCCCGGTCATTGCCCTGAACATCCAGAAAGAGATCGTGACAAAGGTCTCGAAAGACGGGCTTCAGGCATTGAGCAAAGAGGACATGAAAGACGTGCCCGAGGATATGGACCTCGCTGATCTGGAGTATAGGGAAAGGCTCAGGACTGTCTTTGAAAAGCACGCGGGTTCAGAGTCACGAAACTTTGACTTCTTCTATCAGTCGCAGGTGCTCTGGGACGAGTCCATGGCCCACAACCTGAACGACTTCATGATAAAGAACCCCGGGCACCAGGTCGTAGTGCTGGCCGGGTCGGGTCATATGGCCTTTGGATCGGGCATCCCGAAGCGGGCGCACAGGATAAACCGGAAGGACTACTCGGTGATCCTGAACTCGGACGATATTGAAAAAGATATTGCTGACTATATCCTCTATCCCTCTCCGCTGTCCTTTACCGAGTCGCCGAAGCTCGGCGTGATGCTGAAAGAGGAGAACAAGGCTGTCAGCATCAGCGGTTTTTCTGCTGAAAGCATTTCAGAAAAGGCAGGGCTTACGGCAGATGATGTTATCCTTTCGCTCGACAACGAAAAGATCGAAACGGTTCAGGACATAAAGATCCATCTGTTCTACCGGAAGAAAGGCGAAACAGTTGCCGTGAACGTTGCGAGAAAGAGTTTTTTCTTCGGGGTTAAAGAGCTGGCGTTCAAGGTTGTGTTGTAA